Proteins from a single region of Dysosmobacter acutus:
- the cysK gene encoding cysteine synthase A, producing MNHIYTSVDQLIGRTPLLELTHIERELKLEARILGKLEYFNPAGSVKDRVAKAMIDNAEADGRLKSGSVIIEPTSGNTGVALASVAAARGYRILLVMPETMSVERRQLMKAYGAEVILSDGAKGMNGAIARAEELAKSIPNSFLPGQFTNPANPAVHQSTTGPEIWEDTDGAVDIFVSGIGTGGTITGAGQYLKSKNSAVRVVAVEPAASPVLTGGTAGPHKIQGIGAGFVPDVLNTSIYDEVLPVENEDAFSTVRLIGRREGVLVGISSGAAVWAAIQLARRPENRFKTIVALLPDTGERYLSTPLFSE from the coding sequence ATGAATCACATTTATACATCCGTGGACCAGCTGATCGGCAGGACACCGCTGCTGGAGCTGACCCATATAGAGCGGGAATTGAAGCTGGAGGCCCGCATCCTTGGAAAGCTGGAGTACTTTAATCCGGCGGGATCTGTAAAAGACCGGGTGGCAAAGGCCATGATCGACAATGCGGAGGCAGACGGGCGGCTGAAAAGCGGATCCGTCATCATCGAGCCCACCTCCGGCAACACCGGCGTCGCCCTGGCCTCTGTGGCAGCTGCAAGAGGCTACCGCATCCTCCTTGTTATGCCGGAGACCATGAGCGTGGAGCGCCGGCAGCTGATGAAGGCCTATGGCGCGGAGGTCATCCTCTCCGATGGGGCCAAGGGAATGAACGGCGCCATTGCCAGGGCCGAGGAGCTGGCCAAATCCATTCCAAACAGCTTTCTTCCCGGCCAGTTTACCAACCCGGCCAACCCGGCCGTCCACCAATCCACCACCGGCCCGGAAATCTGGGAAGATACGGACGGCGCAGTGGATATCTTCGTATCCGGCATCGGCACCGGCGGCACCATCACCGGCGCGGGACAGTATCTCAAGTCCAAAAACTCCGCTGTCCGGGTGGTGGCGGTGGAACCCGCCGCTTCTCCGGTGCTCACCGGGGGTACGGCGGGACCCCATAAAATCCAGGGCATCGGCGCGGGATTTGTGCCGGACGTGCTGAACACATCCATCTATGACGAAGTCCTTCCGGTGGAGAATGAGGATGCCTTTTCCACGGTTCGGCTCATCGGCCGCAGGGAGGGCGTGCTGGTAGGCATCTCCTCCGGTGCGGCGGTCTGGGCCGCCATCCAGCTGGCCAGGCGTCCGGAGAACCGGTTCAAAACCATTGTGGCCTTGCTGCCCGATACCGGTGAGCGGTATCTCTCCACCCCCCTCTTTTCCGAATAA
- the guaA gene encoding glutamine-hydrolyzing GMP synthase, producing MKQDMIVILDLGSEENPRLAREIRSLGVYSEIHPHDLTLEELKALPNVKGVILNGGPNRVVDGVTIDVSADLLNCGLPVLSADHKGEAPWSADESERKKALSNFVFHTCGAEANWTMDNFIADQVELIRRQVGDQKVLLALSGGVDSSVVAALLIKAIGKQLTCVHVNHGLLRKGEPEQVIEVFRHQMDANLVYVDAVDRFLDKLAGVDDPERKRKIIGAEFIRVFEEEARKLDGIRFLGQGTIYPDIIESGTKTVKAVKSHHNVGGLPEDLDFALVEPLKMLFKDEVRACGKALGLPDSMVYRQPFPGPGLGVRCLGAITRDRLEAVRESDAILREEFANAGLEGKVWQYFTVVPDFKSVGVRDGVRTFDWPVILRAVNTVDAMTATVEDVPFSLLQKITRRITSEVAGVNRCLYDLTPKPSGTIEWE from the coding sequence ATGAAGCAGGACATGATTGTCATTTTGGACCTGGGCAGCGAGGAAAACCCCCGTCTTGCCCGTGAAATTCGCTCTCTTGGCGTTTACAGCGAAATTCACCCCCACGATCTCACCTTGGAGGAGCTCAAGGCCCTCCCCAACGTAAAGGGCGTGATCCTCAACGGCGGCCCCAACCGGGTGGTGGACGGCGTCACCATCGACGTCTCGGCGGACCTTCTCAACTGCGGCCTGCCGGTTCTCTCCGCCGACCACAAGGGGGAGGCCCCCTGGAGCGCCGACGAATCGGAGCGGAAGAAGGCCCTCTCCAACTTTGTCTTCCACACCTGCGGCGCCGAGGCCAACTGGACCATGGACAACTTCATTGCCGACCAAGTGGAGCTGATCCGCCGCCAGGTGGGCGATCAGAAGGTGCTGTTGGCTCTCAGCGGCGGCGTGGACTCCTCCGTGGTGGCCGCCCTGCTCATCAAGGCCATCGGCAAGCAGCTCACCTGCGTCCACGTGAACCACGGCCTGCTCCGCAAGGGCGAACCCGAGCAGGTGATCGAGGTCTTCCGCCACCAGATGGACGCCAATCTGGTCTATGTGGACGCTGTGGACCGCTTTTTGGACAAGCTTGCCGGCGTGGACGACCCGGAGCGCAAGCGCAAGATCATCGGCGCAGAGTTTATCCGCGTTTTCGAGGAAGAGGCCCGGAAGCTGGACGGCATCCGCTTCTTAGGCCAGGGAACCATTTATCCCGACATCATTGAAAGCGGCACCAAGACCGTCAAGGCGGTCAAGTCCCACCACAACGTGGGCGGCCTGCCGGAGGATCTGGATTTCGCCCTGGTGGAGCCTTTGAAGATGCTCTTTAAGGACGAGGTCCGCGCCTGCGGCAAGGCCCTGGGCCTGCCGGATTCCATGGTCTACCGCCAGCCCTTCCCCGGCCCCGGCCTGGGAGTGCGCTGCCTGGGCGCCATCACCCGGGACCGCCTGGAGGCGGTGCGGGAATCCGACGCCATTTTGCGGGAGGAATTTGCCAACGCCGGCCTGGAGGGCAAGGTGTGGCAGTATTTCACCGTGGTGCCCGACTTTAAGTCCGTGGGCGTGCGGGACGGCGTGCGGACCTTCGACTGGCCGGTGATCCTGCGGGCCGTAAATACCGTGGACGCCATGACCGCCACGGTGGAGGATGTGCCCTTCTCCCTTCTCCAGAAGATCACCCGGCGCATCACCAGCGAGGTGGCGGGCGTCAACCGCTGCCTCTACGACCTGACGCCGAAGCCCTCCGGCACCATTGAATGGGAATGA
- a CDS encoding V-type ATP synthase subunit D, giving the protein MSQQIFATKGNLIAAKKSLALSSMGFDLLDRKRNVLIREMMSLLDQSRQLRREIGSTYQQAYEALAKANQTLGSVGDLAQAAPVDHGIGRIRFRSVMGVDIPIVEYEEPQRTLSYGLHQSNSLLDNAYCRFCEAKRMTALLAEVENSAFRLAQAIVKTQRRANALKNVSIPTLESTVKFITDALEEKEREEFSRLKVIKRQKQAQRPD; this is encoded by the coding sequence GTGAGCCAGCAGATTTTTGCCACCAAGGGCAATCTGATCGCCGCGAAAAAATCACTTGCCCTCTCCTCCATGGGCTTTGACCTTCTGGACCGAAAGCGCAACGTGCTGATCCGGGAGATGATGTCGCTGTTGGACCAGTCCAGGCAGCTGCGCCGGGAGATCGGCTCCACCTATCAGCAGGCCTACGAGGCCCTGGCCAAGGCCAATCAGACACTGGGTTCGGTGGGCGATCTGGCACAGGCCGCTCCGGTGGATCACGGCATCGGGCGCATCCGCTTTCGCAGCGTAATGGGCGTGGATATCCCCATTGTGGAATATGAGGAGCCGCAGCGCACCCTCTCCTATGGGCTTCACCAGAGCAACTCCCTGCTGGACAATGCCTATTGCCGCTTCTGCGAGGCCAAACGGATGACCGCTCTTCTGGCGGAGGTGGAGAACAGCGCCTTTCGCCTGGCACAGGCCATTGTCAAGACCCAGCGCAGGGCCAACGCGCTGAAAAACGTGAGCATCCCCACCCTGGAATCCACGGTGAAATTCATCACCGACGCTCTTGAGGAAAAAGAGCGGGAGGAGTTCTCCCGCCTGAAGGTGATCAAGCGGCAGAAGCAGGCCCAGCGCCCAGATTGA
- a CDS encoding V-type ATP synthase subunit B: protein MSIDLTGLSEINGPLVALDGVTGAGFDEMVRLRLSDGSIRSGRVVQIEGERCIIQVFEGTNDLGLSGVHVSMTGHPMELALSPELPGRIFDGAGRPIDGLGPLFSEKKADINGLPLNPVARVYPQDYIHTGISSIDCLMTLIRGQKLPIFSGPGMQHNKLAVQIVRQARLAKADGTRFGIVFAAIGVKNDVADYFRRSFEEAGVMDRTTMFLNLSNDPIIERILTPRCALTAAEYLAFELGMHILVIMTDVTAYCEALREFSSSKGEIPGRKGYPGYLYSDLASLYERAGIVKGASGSVTQIPILTMPNDDITHPVPDLTGYITEGQIVLDRSLDATGVYPPVAVLPSLSRLMKDGIGEGYTRADHASVSNQLFAAYAHVQDTRSLASVIGAEDLSLVDQQYLKFGTAFERHFITQRFDESRTMDETLDLGWTLLSLLPKSELDRVDNEMLEAHYHPDEAQSLLDQRGEEL from the coding sequence ATGAGCATTGATTTGACCGGCCTGAGCGAGATCAACGGCCCTCTGGTGGCGCTGGACGGCGTCACCGGCGCGGGCTTCGACGAAATGGTCCGCCTGCGGCTGAGCGACGGGAGCATCCGCTCGGGGCGGGTGGTGCAGATTGAGGGTGAGCGCTGCATCATCCAGGTGTTTGAAGGTACAAACGACTTGGGGCTGAGCGGCGTCCATGTGTCCATGACGGGTCATCCCATGGAGCTTGCGCTATCTCCGGAGCTGCCCGGCCGCATTTTTGATGGCGCCGGCCGTCCCATCGACGGCCTGGGGCCCCTCTTCTCCGAAAAGAAGGCCGATATCAACGGCCTGCCCCTGAACCCCGTGGCCCGGGTCTATCCCCAGGACTATATCCACACCGGCATTTCCTCCATCGACTGCTTGATGACCCTGATCCGCGGGCAGAAGCTGCCCATCTTCTCCGGTCCCGGCATGCAGCACAACAAGTTAGCCGTCCAGATCGTGCGCCAGGCGCGCCTGGCCAAAGCCGACGGCACCCGCTTCGGCATCGTCTTCGCCGCCATCGGCGTAAAAAACGACGTGGCCGACTACTTCCGCCGCTCCTTTGAAGAGGCGGGTGTGATGGACCGGACCACCATGTTTTTGAACCTCTCCAACGACCCCATCATCGAGCGGATCCTGACGCCCCGCTGTGCCCTGACCGCCGCGGAGTACCTTGCCTTCGAGTTGGGCATGCACATCCTTGTCATCATGACCGACGTCACCGCCTACTGCGAGGCTCTGCGGGAGTTCTCCTCCTCCAAGGGTGAGATCCCCGGGCGAAAGGGCTACCCCGGCTACCTGTACTCCGACCTGGCCTCCCTCTATGAGCGGGCCGGCATTGTCAAGGGCGCTTCCGGCTCCGTCACCCAGATTCCCATTCTCACCATGCCCAACGACGACATCACCCATCCGGTTCCCGACCTGACCGGCTATATCACCGAGGGCCAGATCGTGCTGGACCGCTCTTTGGACGCCACCGGCGTCTATCCCCCCGTGGCGGTGCTCCCCTCCCTGTCCCGCCTCATGAAGGACGGCATCGGCGAGGGCTATACCCGGGCTGATCACGCCTCCGTCTCCAACCAGCTGTTCGCCGCCTACGCCCATGTCCAGGATACCCGGTCCCTTGCTTCGGTGATCGGCGCGGAGGACCTCTCTCTTGTGGATCAGCAGTACCTGAAGTTCGGCACGGCCTTTGAGCGCCACTTCATCACCCAGCGCTTTGACGAAAGCCGCACCATGGATGAAACGCTGGACCTGGGGTGGACCCTTTTGTCCCTTCTTCCCAAAAGCGAGTTGGACCGGGTGGACAATGAGATGCTGGAGGCACACTATCACCCCGACGAAGCCCAGTCCCTCCTGGATCAAAGGGGTGAGGAGCTGTGA
- a CDS encoding V-type ATP synthase subunit A, with product MNEVYSINGPVVTVRGATSLKMLEMVYVGRRRLIGEVIGITREKTTIQVYESTTGLTPGEPVESTGSPLCATLGPGILSNIYDGIERPLMELMRTSGAVIDVGSSLSALNEQRQWQVSVKVREGQRLSPGQVYAVLPETPLIEHRCLVPPGLCGTVTFAARDGLCRVNDVVVRLREESGRERELSLCQKWPIRTPRPAAERLPISVPLITGQRIIDTLFPIAKGGTAAIPGGFGTGKTMTQHQLAKWCDADIIVYVGCGERGNEMTQVLEEFSALIDPKSGQPLTARTVLIANTSNMPVAAREASIYTGITLAEYYRDMGYHVAIMADSTSRWAEALREISGRLEEMPAEEGFPAYLPSRISQFYERAGLVRTLGGQEASVSIIGAVSPQGADFSEPVTQNTKRFVRCFWALDKSLAYNRHYPAINWNESYSEYVEDLSQWYAQHAGRQFMARRQELMGLLHEENKLMEIVRLIGSDVLPDDQKLIIEIAKLIRTGFLQQNAYHKEDTYVPLSKQLRMMEVILHLYHGVLEAISGKGAEPHAVALSEVLESGIFSRLSKMKYEVPNDHPEQFDRYDQDIDQVLSAL from the coding sequence GTGAATGAAGTGTATTCCATCAACGGCCCGGTGGTCACCGTCCGGGGCGCCACATCCCTGAAAATGCTGGAGATGGTCTATGTGGGCCGGCGGCGGCTCATCGGCGAGGTCATCGGCATCACCCGGGAGAAGACCACCATCCAGGTATATGAATCCACCACCGGTCTGACTCCCGGCGAGCCTGTGGAGTCCACCGGCTCGCCCCTTTGCGCCACTCTGGGTCCCGGAATCCTCTCCAATATCTATGATGGGATCGAGCGGCCCCTGATGGAGCTAATGCGCACCTCCGGCGCCGTGATCGACGTGGGCTCCAGCCTGAGCGCCCTCAATGAACAGCGCCAATGGCAGGTGAGCGTGAAGGTCCGTGAGGGCCAGCGCCTCTCCCCGGGCCAGGTCTATGCCGTCCTGCCGGAGACGCCGCTCATTGAGCACCGCTGTCTCGTGCCCCCCGGCCTCTGCGGCACGGTGACCTTCGCGGCCCGGGACGGCCTCTGCCGCGTCAACGACGTGGTGGTACGCCTCAGGGAGGAATCAGGCCGGGAGCGTGAGCTGAGCCTATGCCAAAAGTGGCCCATCCGCACGCCCCGTCCGGCGGCGGAGCGGCTGCCCATCTCCGTGCCCCTCATCACCGGGCAGCGGATCATCGACACCCTTTTCCCCATCGCCAAGGGCGGGACCGCGGCCATCCCGGGGGGCTTCGGCACCGGGAAGACCATGACCCAGCACCAGCTGGCCAAATGGTGCGACGCGGACATCATCGTCTATGTGGGCTGCGGCGAACGGGGCAACGAGATGACCCAGGTGCTGGAGGAGTTCAGTGCGCTCATCGACCCCAAATCCGGCCAGCCCCTGACCGCGCGCACGGTCCTGATCGCCAACACCTCCAACATGCCGGTGGCGGCCCGGGAGGCCTCCATCTACACCGGCATCACTTTGGCGGAGTACTATCGGGACATGGGCTACCACGTGGCCATCATGGCCGACTCCACCTCCCGCTGGGCCGAGGCGCTGCGGGAGATATCCGGCCGTCTGGAGGAGATGCCCGCCGAGGAGGGCTTCCCCGCCTATCTGCCCAGCCGCATCTCCCAGTTCTATGAGCGGGCCGGTCTGGTCAGGACCCTTGGCGGCCAGGAGGCCTCCGTGTCCATCATCGGCGCCGTCTCGCCCCAGGGCGCGGACTTTTCAGAACCGGTGACCCAGAACACAAAGCGCTTTGTGCGCTGCTTCTGGGCCTTGGACAAATCCCTGGCCTACAACCGCCATTACCCAGCCATCAACTGGAACGAGAGCTACAGCGAATATGTGGAGGACCTCTCTCAGTGGTATGCCCAGCACGCGGGCCGCCAGTTCATGGCCCGCCGCCAGGAGCTGATGGGCCTTTTGCACGAGGAGAACAAGCTGATGGAAATTGTCCGGCTGATCGGCTCCGACGTCCTGCCGGACGACCAGAAGCTGATCATCGAGATCGCCAAGCTGATCCGCACCGGCTTTTTGCAGCAGAACGCCTATCACAAGGAGGACACCTATGTGCCGCTGAGCAAGCAGCTGCGGATGATGGAGGTCATACTGCACCTCTACCACGGTGTCCTGGAAGCCATCTCCGGAAAGGGCGCCGAGCCCCACGCCGTGGCCCTCTCCGAGGTGCTGGAGTCCGGCATCTTCAGCCGCCTTTCCAAGATGAAATACGAGGTGCCCAACGACCATCCGGAGCAGTTCGACCGCTATGACCAGGACATCGACCAGGTCCTGTCAGCGCTGTGA
- a CDS encoding V-type ATP synthase subunit E gives MKASQRDIQKKREQFRQSIMRQADARIAKIDAELESFRAAELGKCKDDARGNSHHMLDEERLRIEHEAGQRVSVRRNKLRRQLYERRSQLTDELFSQARERLSAFAAGPDYAAYLRRKAGAAAGLRRSGEEVVLQVRAEDLRYEKELIQACGAPCRVEAAGAIALGGLLVSLPGSGRAADETLDSALEAQRQWFYETSELFLGPGGDQL, from the coding sequence ATGAAAGCGTCTCAGCGGGATATTCAAAAAAAGCGTGAGCAGTTCCGCCAGAGCATCATGCGTCAGGCCGACGCGCGGATCGCCAAAATCGACGCGGAACTGGAGTCCTTCCGCGCCGCTGAGTTGGGCAAATGCAAGGACGACGCCCGGGGGAACTCCCACCACATGTTGGATGAGGAGCGGCTCCGGATTGAGCATGAAGCGGGTCAGAGGGTCTCGGTCCGTCGGAACAAGCTGCGCCGCCAGCTCTATGAGCGCCGCTCCCAGCTCACCGACGAGCTCTTCTCCCAGGCCAGAGAGCGGCTGAGCGCCTTTGCCGCCGGCCCGGATTACGCAGCCTATCTCCGCAGGAAGGCCGGCGCGGCCGCCGGCCTCCGGCGCAGTGGGGAGGAAGTAGTGCTCCAGGTGCGAGCGGAGGACCTCCGGTACGAAAAAGAGCTGATCCAGGCCTGCGGCGCACCCTGCCGCGTGGAGGCGGCGGGCGCCATTGCACTGGGCGGGCTGCTTGTCTCTCTGCCCGGGAGCGGCAGAGCCGCCGATGAAACGCTGGACTCGGCCCTGGAGGCCCAGCGCCAGTGGTTTTACGAAACTTCGGAACTTTTCCTTGGCCCGGGAGGTGATCAGCTGTGA
- a CDS encoding V-type ATP synthase subunit F — protein sequence MKFFLISDNMDTQMGMRLAGIEGVVVHQADEVEQALSQAVQDPDIGIVLVTAKLVSLCSALINERKRNYKRPLIVEIPDRHGEDVGAALERYIGESLGIKL from the coding sequence ATGAAATTCTTTTTAATCAGCGACAATATGGATACCCAGATGGGCATGCGCCTGGCCGGGATTGAAGGCGTCGTGGTCCATCAGGCGGACGAGGTGGAGCAGGCGCTCAGCCAGGCCGTACAGGACCCGGACATCGGCATTGTGCTTGTGACGGCCAAGCTTGTCTCGCTCTGCTCCGCGCTGATCAACGAGCGCAAGCGGAACTACAAACGCCCTTTGATCGTGGAAATTCCCGATCGCCACGGGGAGGATGTGGGGGCCGCTCTGGAGCGGTACATCGGCGAATCTCTGGGCATCAAACTGTAG
- a CDS encoding ATP synthase subunit C, translated as MSIWSVVLICSLVIAPLCAPIVPLARGRLSAKSARRRIVMNLCTFAFVCLCGVVLPMTGFAAEPAAAAADSAAFSIAGTTAQGLGFLAAALSTGLSALGAGIAVAAAAPAAIGAVSENTKSFGKAIIFVVLGEGIAIYGLLISILIINRL; from the coding sequence ATGAGTATTTGGTCGGTTGTTTTGATCTGTTCCCTTGTGATCGCCCCGCTGTGCGCGCCGATAGTGCCCCTTGCCCGGGGCCGCCTGAGCGCCAAATCCGCCCGGCGCAGGATTGTCATGAACCTGTGCACCTTTGCTTTCGTGTGCCTCTGCGGCGTCGTACTGCCCATGACCGGCTTTGCCGCCGAGCCGGCAGCGGCCGCCGCGGACTCCGCGGCTTTCTCCATCGCCGGCACCACCGCCCAGGGCCTGGGCTTCCTGGCCGCCGCCCTCTCCACCGGCCTTTCGGCCCTTGGCGCGGGCATCGCCGTGGCCGCCGCAGCCCCCGCCGCCATCGGAGCGGTCAGTGAAAACACGAAATCCTTCGGCAAGGCCATTATCTTCGTGGTGTTGGGCGAGGGCATCGCCATCTACGGCCTGCTCATCTCCATCCTGATTATCAACCGCCTGTAA
- a CDS encoding V-type ATP synthase subunit I, whose product MSIEKMTLVQLTGKLQVLDEALLRLTEIPRFHPEQPFQLSGKVKGFSPISQENPYKPLLQQLTDLAQLTGFELRPDPDSASAPPSPEEMRASLSALKDQFDKLSDYRKKLTGFAEENKDALALLERLQTLDADVDDIFSCEYVKVRFGRLPTDSYRKLDYYTDQLFVFVSLTEDEEYCYGFYFTTEEVIAEIDDLFASLYFERIWVPKTIHGTPEAARESLERSLEQTNRDLETVNEKLTEIMMQNSSFILSAYTRLSALNRTFEYRKYVGAYHDMFHITGFIPTADEPLFAERFAGLGNLSVDFRPHDSDRRFQTPTLLKNNWFCRPFELFVEMYGIPSYEELDPTAFLALSYTLLFGIMFGDLGQGLCIALLGFFLARCKGMEFGRILSRIGLSSALFGLLYGSVFGLENALNPLYHALGFTEKPIEIMSPVTMNNLLFFAIGLGVVLIVASICMNIVLGLRAHDVERAFFSQNGLAGLIFYGAVLTGVVSMVMGRSLFGNPILLSLCILPILVIFLKEPLGRLIAGSRPLPPGVSPGGFLVEGFFELLEVLLSFVTNTMSFLRVGGFVISHAGMMAVVLTLTEMMRGSGSILTFIGGNLFVMALEGFIVGIQVLRLEFYEMFSHYFEGQGIPFVSIAAESQRP is encoded by the coding sequence TTGTCCATTGAAAAAATGACGCTGGTGCAGCTGACCGGCAAGCTCCAGGTGTTGGACGAGGCTTTGCTGCGCCTTACGGAAATCCCCCGCTTCCACCCGGAGCAGCCCTTTCAGCTCTCCGGCAAGGTCAAAGGCTTTTCCCCCATTTCGCAGGAAAACCCCTACAAGCCGCTGCTGCAGCAGCTGACCGATCTGGCCCAGCTCACCGGATTTGAGCTGCGGCCAGACCCGGATTCCGCCTCGGCGCCGCCCTCCCCGGAGGAAATGCGAGCCTCCCTGTCCGCGCTGAAGGACCAGTTCGACAAGCTCTCCGACTACCGGAAAAAGCTCACCGGGTTCGCCGAGGAAAATAAAGACGCCCTTGCGCTTTTGGAGAGGCTTCAGACCCTGGACGCGGACGTGGACGACATATTCTCCTGCGAGTATGTGAAGGTCCGCTTCGGCCGGCTTCCCACAGACAGCTACCGGAAGTTGGATTACTATACCGATCAGCTTTTTGTCTTTGTCTCGCTGACTGAGGACGAGGAGTACTGCTACGGCTTCTATTTCACCACCGAGGAGGTGATCGCCGAGATCGACGACCTCTTTGCCTCCCTCTACTTTGAGCGGATTTGGGTGCCCAAAACCATCCACGGAACGCCGGAAGCTGCCAGGGAGAGCCTGGAGCGCAGCTTGGAGCAGACCAACCGGGATTTGGAGACGGTCAATGAGAAGCTCACCGAGATCATGATGCAGAACAGCAGCTTCATCCTTTCCGCCTATACCCGCCTTTCCGCGCTGAACCGTACCTTTGAATACCGCAAGTATGTGGGCGCCTACCACGACATGTTCCACATCACCGGATTCATCCCCACCGCGGATGAGCCCTTGTTTGCCGAGCGGTTTGCCGGGCTCGGCAACCTGAGCGTGGACTTCAGGCCCCACGACAGTGACCGGCGTTTTCAAACGCCCACCCTGTTGAAAAACAACTGGTTCTGCCGCCCTTTTGAGCTCTTCGTAGAGATGTACGGCATCCCCTCCTATGAAGAGCTGGATCCCACCGCCTTTCTGGCCCTCAGCTACACGCTGCTGTTCGGCATCATGTTCGGCGACCTTGGGCAGGGGCTCTGCATCGCTTTGTTGGGATTCTTCCTTGCCCGGTGCAAGGGGATGGAATTCGGCCGGATTTTAAGCCGCATCGGCCTTTCCTCCGCTCTGTTCGGCCTTCTTTACGGATCGGTGTTTGGGTTGGAAAACGCCCTGAACCCTCTCTATCACGCCTTGGGCTTTACGGAAAAGCCCATTGAAATCATGAGCCCCGTGACCATGAACAACCTGCTCTTCTTTGCCATCGGCTTGGGCGTGGTGCTGATCGTGGCCTCCATCTGCATGAACATCGTCTTGGGCCTGCGTGCCCACGACGTGGAACGGGCTTTCTTCTCTCAAAACGGCCTGGCGGGGCTTATCTTCTATGGGGCCGTACTCACCGGGGTGGTCTCCATGGTCATGGGCCGCAGCCTCTTTGGAAACCCCATTCTTCTCAGCCTGTGCATCCTGCCCATTCTGGTGATCTTTCTCAAAGAGCCGCTGGGGCGGCTGATTGCCGGCAGCCGCCCTCTGCCCCCTGGCGTAAGTCCCGGCGGCTTCTTGGTGGAGGGGTTCTTTGAGCTGCTGGAGGTGCTTTTGAGCTTTGTCACCAATACCATGTCCTTTCTGCGTGTGGGAGGCTTTGTCATCAGCCACGCCGGCATGATGGCGGTAGTCCTGACGCTGACTGAGATGATGCGGGGTTCGGGAAGCATTTTGACCTTCATCGGCGGAAATCTTTTTGTCATGGCCCTGGAGGGCTTTATCGTGGGCATTCAGGTCCTGCGCCTGGAGTTCTATGAGATGTTCAGCCACTACTTTGAGGGGCAGGGAATCCCCTTTGTGTCCATTGCCGCTGAGTCCCAGCGGCCATAA
- a CDS encoding V-type ATPase subunit — MLTSFSSKAIMTKCKAMYGQHLTVQQYQDMMHCSGVSAIASYLKEEPAYQQALASVRPDAVYRAQLERMLRKSRHAQYAGLMRYDFSASDSFYRCLMRRGEIEQILELIRLLNAGCPERFAKQYPVFLERGASFSFEALAQVRDFSQLLRVLERTSYAKALAPFQSEGPDQSIDYTGCETALYADYYRRLEQSVDQLFRGRVRSQLHELIETHVELINIRAIYRMKTFFPEAGPDRIRGLLLPSWRRSSGMEQLLSAPTAGEFRTALSESRYCRYFGPDDLSEIDYRADRVEYHLARRFMHFASDAPTAFMAFMVLTQLELENIVTIIEGVRYGTPPEEIASMLIL; from the coding sequence ATGCTGACCTCCTTTTCCAGCAAGGCCATCATGACCAAGTGCAAGGCCATGTACGGCCAGCATCTGACGGTCCAGCAGTATCAGGACATGATGCACTGCTCCGGCGTCTCAGCCATCGCCTCCTATCTCAAGGAGGAACCGGCCTATCAGCAGGCCCTTGCCTCCGTCCGCCCCGACGCCGTCTACCGGGCCCAGTTGGAGCGGATGCTGCGGAAAAGCCGCCACGCCCAGTACGCAGGATTGATGCGCTATGACTTTTCTGCATCGGACAGCTTTTACCGCTGCCTGATGCGCCGGGGCGAAATCGAGCAGATACTGGAGCTGATCCGCCTGCTGAACGCCGGCTGTCCGGAGCGCTTTGCCAAACAGTACCCTGTCTTTTTGGAGCGCGGCGCAAGCTTTTCCTTTGAAGCTCTGGCCCAGGTCCGGGACTTTTCCCAGCTCCTTCGGGTTCTGGAGCGCACCTCCTACGCAAAGGCTCTGGCGCCCTTCCAGTCGGAGGGGCCGGATCAATCCATCGACTATACCGGCTGTGAAACCGCTCTGTACGCCGATTACTACCGCCGCCTGGAGCAAAGCGTGGACCAGCTTTTCCGGGGGCGGGTCCGCTCTCAGCTCCATGAGCTGATCGAGACCCATGTGGAGCTTATCAACATCCGCGCCATCTATCGGATGAAAACCTTCTTTCCCGAGGCGGGACCGGACCGGATCCGCGGGCTGCTGCTCCCCTCCTGGCGGCGGAGCAGCGGGATGGAGCAGCTCCTCAGCGCGCCCACAGCCGGAGAGTTTCGCACGGCGCTGAGCGAATCCCGCTACTGTCGATACTTCGGCCCCGACGACCTATCTGAGATCGACTATCGGGCCGACCGGGTGGAATACCACCTGGCCAGGCGCTTCATGCATTTCGCCTCCGACGCGCCCACGGCTTTCATGGCCTTTATGGTCCTGACCCAGCTGGAGCTGGAAAACATTGTAACCATCATCGAGGGAGTCCGATATGGAACCCCTCCGGAGGAGATTGCCTCCATGCTCATATTATAA